One window from the genome of Trabulsiella odontotermitis encodes:
- the glyS gene encoding glycine--tRNA ligase subunit beta, which yields MSENTFLVEIGTEELPPKALRSLAESFAANFTAELDNAGIAHGNVEWFAAPRRLALKVARLAASQPDREVEKRGPAISQAFDAEGKPSKAAEGWARGCGITVDQAERLTTDKGEWLLYRAHMKGESAEALLPNMVATSLAKLPIPKLMRWGASDVHFVRPVHTVTLLLGDKLIPATILGINSDRVIRGHRFMGEPEFTIDNADQYPQILLERGKVVADYEARKAKIKADAEDAARKIGGKADLSESLLEEVTSLVEWPVVLTAKFEEKFLAVPAEALVYTMKGDQKYFPVYAADGKLLPNFIFVANIESKDPQQIISGNEKVVRPRLADAEFFFKTDRKKRLEDNLPRLQTVLFQQQLGTLRDKTDRIQALAGWIAAQTGADVNHATRAGLLSKCDLMTNMVFEFTDTQGVMGMHYARHDGEAEDVAVALNEQYQPRFAGDNLPSNPVACALAIADKMDTLAGIFGIGQHPKGDKDPFALRRAALGVLRIIVEKNLSLDLQTLTEEAVRLYGDKLTNTNVVDDVIDFMLGRFRAWYQDEGYTVDTIQAVLARRPTRPADFDARMKAVSHFRTLDEAAALAAANKRVSNILAKSDEVLNDVVHASVLKEAEEIKLATHVVVLRDKLQPFFAEGRYQEALIELAALREPVDAFFDKVMVNAEDKDVRINRLTLLSKLRELFLQVADISLLQ from the coding sequence ATGTCTGAGAATACTTTTCTGGTGGAAATTGGCACTGAAGAGCTGCCACCGAAAGCCCTGCGCAGCCTGGCAGAGTCCTTTGCTGCGAACTTTACTGCGGAGCTGGATAACGCCGGCATCGCGCACGGCAACGTTGAATGGTTTGCCGCTCCCCGTCGTCTGGCGCTGAAAGTCGCCCGTCTGGCGGCCTCTCAGCCGGATCGCGAAGTTGAAAAACGCGGCCCGGCGATTTCCCAGGCGTTTGACGCGGAAGGGAAACCGAGCAAAGCGGCAGAGGGCTGGGCGCGGGGTTGCGGTATCACCGTTGACCAGGCCGAGCGTCTGACCACCGACAAAGGTGAATGGCTGCTGTACCGCGCCCACATGAAAGGCGAAAGCGCAGAAGCACTACTGCCGAACATGGTCGCCACATCGCTGGCGAAGCTGCCGATCCCGAAACTGATGCGCTGGGGCGCATCTGACGTTCACTTTGTGCGTCCGGTGCATACTGTGACGCTGCTGCTGGGTGACAAGCTCATCCCGGCAACCATTCTGGGCATCAATTCCGATCGCGTGATCCGCGGTCACCGCTTTATGGGCGAGCCGGAATTCACCATCGACAATGCTGATCAATACCCGCAGATCCTGCTGGAGCGCGGCAAAGTGGTGGCGGATTACGAAGCGCGTAAAGCTAAAATCAAAGCCGATGCAGAAGACGCAGCGCGCAAGATTGGTGGTAAAGCCGATCTGAGCGAAAGCCTGCTGGAAGAAGTCACCTCGCTGGTAGAATGGCCGGTCGTGCTGACTGCGAAATTCGAAGAGAAATTCCTCGCGGTTCCGGCGGAAGCGCTGGTCTACACCATGAAAGGCGACCAGAAATACTTCCCGGTTTACGCCGCTGACGGCAAATTGCTGCCGAACTTTATCTTTGTCGCTAACATTGAGTCGAAAGATCCGCAGCAGATTATCTCCGGTAACGAAAAAGTCGTGCGTCCGCGCCTGGCCGATGCCGAATTCTTCTTCAAAACCGACCGCAAAAAACGTCTGGAAGACAACCTGCCGCGTCTGCAGACCGTGCTGTTCCAGCAGCAGCTCGGCACTCTGCGCGACAAAACGGATCGCATTCAGGCACTGGCGGGCTGGATTGCCGCGCAGACGGGCGCTGATGTCAACCACGCCACCCGCGCCGGTTTACTCTCCAAGTGCGACCTGATGACCAACATGGTGTTCGAATTCACCGACACCCAGGGCGTGATGGGCATGCACTACGCGCGTCATGATGGCGAAGCGGAAGATGTTGCAGTCGCGCTGAACGAACAGTATCAACCGCGTTTTGCCGGTGACAACCTGCCGTCTAACCCGGTGGCCTGCGCGTTGGCGATTGCCGACAAGATGGACACTCTCGCGGGTATTTTCGGCATCGGTCAGCATCCGAAAGGTGACAAAGACCCGTTTGCGCTGCGTCGTGCCGCGCTCGGCGTGCTGCGCATCATCGTTGAGAAAAACCTGTCGCTGGATCTGCAGACCCTCACCGAAGAAGCGGTGCGTCTGTACGGCGATAAGCTGACCAATACCAACGTGGTGGATGATGTCATCGACTTTATGCTCGGCCGTTTCCGCGCCTGGTATCAGGACGAAGGTTATACGGTCGACACCATTCAGGCGGTGCTGGCGCGTCGTCCGACCCGTCCGGCTGATTTTGATGCCCGCATGAAAGCAGTCTCCCACTTCCGTACGCTCGATGAAGCGGCGGCGCTGGCGGCTGCCAACAAACGTGTTTCGAACATCCTCGCGAAATCAGACGAAGTGCTGAACGATGTTGTTCACGCCTCCGTGCTGAAAGAAGCCGAAGAGATCAAGCTCGCCACTCACGTGGTGGTGCTGCGTGACAAATTGCAGCCGTTCTTCGCTGAAGGTCGCTATCAGGAAGCGCTGATCGAACT